The Streptomyces sp. NBC_01353 genome contains a region encoding:
- a CDS encoding protealysin inhibitor emfourin, translated as MRIRVRRTGGFAGIERSAEVDTSGRPDAGDWHALAVAVLREGDGDVRGVPDGFSYEITVDGETIRCGDPRLTESQRALIAKVLKEGA; from the coding sequence ATGCGTATTCGAGTGCGGCGCACCGGTGGTTTCGCGGGCATCGAGCGGTCGGCCGAGGTGGACACCTCCGGCCGGCCGGACGCCGGGGACTGGCACGCCCTGGCCGTCGCCGTCCTCCGGGAGGGCGACGGCGACGTCCGGGGCGTGCCGGACGGCTTCTCGTACGAGATCACGGTCGACGGCGAGACGATCCGCTGCGGCGACCCCCGGCTGACGGAGTCGCAGCGCGCCCTGATCGCGAAGGTCCTGAAGGAAGGGGCCTAG
- a CDS encoding M4 family metallopeptidase, with product MTSPAYVPTHPVFCTIVPPHLLEHLATSANPAVAAAARRTLVADAMNRTSRVHSLPGPAASVAPTEPARPRRTVYDAQGGTELPGVEVRGEAQEATGDATVNRAYAGLGATFDLFLKAFERDSIDGAGLPLLATVHYDRNYGNAFWNGEQMVFGDGDDEIFLDFTLPVDVIGHELAHGFTQYTANLEYFSQSGALNESVSDVFGSLVKQYTLGQSAQDADWLVGEGLFHPNVEGTALRSMKAPGTAYDDDVLGKDPQPGHMDDYVRTSRDNGGVHINSGIPNHAFYLAATELGGKAWERAGQIWYDVMTGGVLTPETRFSEFAAATVAAAKARYGDGEEIQAVLKSWAAVGVPTD from the coding sequence ATGACCTCCCCCGCGTACGTACCCACCCACCCGGTCTTCTGCACGATCGTGCCGCCCCACCTTCTGGAGCACCTCGCCACCTCCGCGAACCCGGCCGTGGCGGCGGCCGCCCGGCGCACGCTGGTCGCCGACGCCATGAACCGGACCAGCCGTGTCCACTCGCTGCCCGGCCCGGCCGCGTCCGTGGCACCCACGGAGCCGGCCCGCCCGCGGCGCACGGTGTACGACGCCCAGGGCGGCACGGAGCTGCCGGGTGTCGAGGTCCGCGGCGAGGCCCAGGAGGCCACCGGGGACGCCACGGTCAACCGCGCGTACGCCGGCCTCGGCGCCACCTTCGACCTCTTCCTCAAGGCCTTCGAGCGGGACTCGATCGACGGCGCGGGGCTGCCGCTCCTGGCGACCGTCCACTACGACCGGAACTACGGCAACGCGTTCTGGAACGGCGAGCAGATGGTGTTCGGCGACGGCGACGACGAGATCTTCCTCGACTTCACCCTTCCCGTGGACGTGATCGGCCACGAGCTCGCCCACGGCTTCACGCAGTACACGGCGAACCTGGAGTACTTCAGCCAGTCGGGCGCGCTCAACGAGTCGGTCTCGGACGTCTTCGGCTCCCTGGTGAAGCAGTACACGCTGGGCCAGAGCGCGCAGGACGCCGACTGGCTGGTCGGCGAAGGCCTCTTCCACCCGAACGTGGAGGGGACGGCGCTGCGCTCGATGAAGGCGCCGGGCACGGCGTACGACGACGACGTCCTCGGCAAGGACCCGCAGCCGGGCCACATGGACGACTACGTCCGCACGAGCCGGGACAACGGCGGGGTGCACATCAACTCGGGCATCCCGAACCACGCGTTCTACCTGGCGGCGACCGAGCTGGGCGGCAAGGCGTGGGAGCGGGCCGGCCAGATCTGGTACGACGTGATGACAGGTGGGGTGCTCACCCCCGAGACCCGGTTCTCCGAGTTCGCGGCGGCCACGGTGGCGGCGGCGAAGGCGCGGTACGGGGACGGGGAGGAGATCCAGGCCGTGCTGAAGTCGTGGGCGGCCGTCGGCGTACCGACGGACTGA
- the leuA gene encoding 2-isopropylmalate synthase: protein MSQPVGRPTPITNATQMQKPSGMPIHKYGRYEAVRIPDRTWPEQRITKAPRWLSTDLRDGNQALIDPMSPARKREMFDLLVRMGYKEIEVGFPSSGDTDFNFVRSIIEEGAIPDDVTISVLTQAREDLIERTVESLVGAKRATVHLYNATAPTFRRVVFRGSKEDIKQIAVDGTRLVMEYADKLLGDETIFGYQYSPEIFTDTELDFALEVCEAVCDVWQPEEGREIILNLPATVERSTPSTHADRFEWMSRNLTRRAHVCLSVHPHNDRGTAVAAAELAIMAGADRIEGCLFGQGERTGNVDLVTLGMNLFSQGVDPQIDFSQIDEIRRTSEYCNQMEVHPRHPYAGDLVYTAFSGSHQDAIKKGFDAMEADAAAAGKTVDDIEWAVPYLPIDPKDVGRSYEAVIRVNSQSGKGGIAYVLKNDHKLDLPRRMQIEFSKIIQQKTDTEGGEVTPAAIWSVFQDEYLPNPDNAWGRIQLRSGQTTSDTDGTDTLTVEAVVDGVDTVLSGSGNGPISAFFAALQAIGVDARLLDYQEHTMSEGASAQAASYIECAIDGKVLWGIGIDANTTRASLKAVISAVNRAAR, encoded by the coding sequence ATGTCTCAGCCCGTTGGCCGTCCGACGCCCATCACCAACGCCACCCAGATGCAGAAGCCGTCCGGGATGCCGATCCACAAGTACGGCCGGTACGAGGCGGTTCGGATCCCCGATCGCACCTGGCCCGAACAGCGCATCACCAAGGCGCCCCGCTGGCTGTCGACCGACCTGCGCGACGGCAACCAGGCCCTGATCGACCCGATGAGCCCCGCCCGCAAGCGCGAGATGTTCGACCTGCTGGTGCGCATGGGCTACAAGGAGATCGAGGTCGGCTTCCCGTCCTCCGGCGACACCGACTTCAACTTCGTACGCTCCATCATCGAAGAGGGCGCGATCCCGGACGACGTCACCATCTCCGTACTGACCCAGGCCCGCGAGGACCTGATCGAGCGGACCGTGGAGTCCCTGGTCGGCGCCAAGCGCGCCACCGTCCACCTGTACAACGCCACCGCGCCCACCTTCCGCCGGGTCGTCTTCCGCGGCTCGAAGGAGGACATCAAGCAGATCGCCGTCGACGGCACGCGGCTGGTCATGGAGTACGCGGACAAGCTGCTGGGCGACGAGACGATCTTCGGCTACCAGTACAGCCCGGAGATCTTCACCGACACGGAGCTGGACTTCGCCCTGGAGGTCTGCGAGGCGGTCTGTGACGTCTGGCAGCCCGAGGAGGGCCGCGAGATCATCCTCAACCTGCCCGCCACCGTGGAGCGTTCGACGCCGTCCACGCACGCCGACCGGTTCGAGTGGATGTCCCGGAACCTGACCCGCCGCGCGCACGTCTGCCTGTCCGTCCACCCGCACAACGACCGCGGCACGGCGGTGGCGGCGGCCGAGCTGGCCATCATGGCCGGCGCCGACCGTATCGAGGGCTGTCTGTTCGGCCAGGGCGAGCGCACCGGCAACGTCGACCTGGTGACGCTGGGCATGAACCTGTTCTCGCAGGGCGTCGACCCGCAGATCGACTTCTCGCAGATCGACGAGATCCGTCGTACCTCCGAGTACTGCAACCAGATGGAGGTCCACCCGCGCCACCCCTACGCGGGCGACCTGGTCTACACCGCCTTCTCCGGCTCCCACCAGGACGCCATCAAGAAGGGCTTCGACGCCATGGAGGCCGACGCGGCCGCCGCCGGCAAGACCGTGGACGACATCGAGTGGGCGGTGCCGTACCTGCCCATCGACCCGAAGGACGTCGGCCGCTCCTACGAGGCCGTGATCCGGGTCAACTCGCAGTCCGGCAAGGGCGGTATCGCGTACGTCCTGAAGAACGACCACAAGCTGGACCTGCCGCGCCGGATGCAGATCGAGTTCTCGAAGATCATCCAGCAGAAGACGGACACCGAGGGCGGCGAGGTCACCCCGGCCGCGATCTGGTCCGTCTTCCAGGACGAGTACCTGCCGAACCCGGACAACGCCTGGGGCCGTATCCAGCTGCGTTCCGGCCAGACCACCTCCGACACGGACGGCACGGACACCCTGACCGTCGAGGCGGTCGTCGACGGCGTCGACACCGTCCTGAGCGGCTCCGGAAACGGTCCGATCTCGGCCTTCTTCGCCGCCCTGCAGGCGATCGGCGTGGACGCCCGCCTGCTGGACTACCAGGAGCACACGATGAGCGAGGGTGCCTCCGCGCAGGCCGCCTCGTACATCGAGTGCGCGATCGACGGCAAGGTCCTGTGGGGCATCGGCATCGACGCCAACACCACCCGCGCCTCGCTGAAGGCCGTCATCTCGGCGGTCAACCGCGCCGCGCGCTGA
- a CDS encoding TerB family tellurite resistance protein, translating to MRSARESRSRKVGICGIRTSWNTVGDGEFFCEECGGDRNYRRRTGRRRFAVLGVPVLPRGHAGPVVECAACHTHFGTDVLDHPTTSRFSAMLRDAVHTVALAVLAAGGTSSRTAVDTAVGAVRAAGFDECTAIQLTDLVEALAADTGRFLPDEGSGGAALAIELHEALEPLAPHLAASGRESILLQGARIALADGAYSPAERDVLNTVGNALALCADDTARLLATARTLL from the coding sequence ATGCGGTCTGCCCGGGAGTCACGTAGTCGAAAAGTGGGCATCTGCGGCATTCGCACTTCTTGGAACACCGTAGGAGACGGCGAGTTCTTCTGCGAGGAGTGCGGCGGCGACCGTAACTATCGCCGCCGGACCGGCCGTCGACGGTTCGCGGTCCTGGGCGTCCCGGTGCTGCCCCGCGGCCACGCAGGACCGGTCGTCGAATGCGCCGCCTGCCACACCCACTTCGGCACCGACGTCCTCGACCACCCGACGACGAGCCGTTTCTCCGCGATGCTGCGGGACGCCGTCCACACCGTCGCCCTCGCCGTCCTCGCGGCCGGCGGGACCTCCTCCCGTACGGCTGTGGACACGGCGGTCGGGGCGGTCCGCGCCGCCGGATTCGACGAGTGCACCGCCATCCAGCTCACCGACCTCGTCGAGGCGCTGGCTGCCGACACCGGCCGCTTCCTGCCCGACGAGGGCAGCGGGGGCGCGGCCCTGGCCATCGAGCTCCACGAAGCCCTGGAGCCGCTCGCCCCGCACCTCGCCGCATCCGGTCGCGAGTCGATCCTGCTCCAGGGAGCCAGGATCGCGCTCGCGGACGGGGCGTACAGCCCGGCGGAACGGGACGTGCTCAACACGGTCGGCAACGCGCTGGCGCTCTGCGCCGACGACACCGCCCGGCTGCTCGCCACTGCGAGGACGCTGCTGTAG
- a CDS encoding FAD-binding oxidoreductase, with protein sequence MNTTTLSTEASLDTLRGAVRGDVVVPGDPSYDEARRVYNALHDRHPAVVVRAVDTGDVIAGVLFARDNGLPLAVRGGSHAVAGYGTVDDGLVVDLSRMRSVRVDPVTRTARAEGGCTWGDFDHATHAFGLATTGGVVSTTGIAGLTLGGGMGNLARRYGLSCDNLVQADVVTAEGTLVTCDAERHPDLFWALRGGGGNFGVVTSLVYRLHPVSDVLGGVVCFPLDAEVARRWRDMITGAPEELNTIFVMTLGPDMPFLPERWHGRPICGLVTCFSGPTSEDEKVLGLLDELGPVVGRFVERMPYPVVNTLFDEELPPGLYHYWKGNFSRDLSDGAIDVHMRYGKTLPSMESDTAIFPIDGACHRVGPEDTAFAYRDAAFSAAFGTTHTDPADNEANIAWTREYDRDLRPHTEEAGYINFMDTDDQDRVRANYRQNYDRLLSVKRRYDPGNLFRLNHNIAP encoded by the coding sequence ATGAACACCACGACACTCAGCACAGAGGCTTCCCTCGACACCCTGCGCGGCGCCGTCCGCGGCGATGTCGTCGTCCCCGGCGACCCGTCGTACGACGAGGCCCGCCGTGTCTACAACGCCCTCCACGACCGCCACCCGGCCGTCGTGGTCCGCGCCGTGGACACCGGCGACGTGATCGCCGGTGTCCTCTTCGCCCGCGACAACGGGCTGCCGCTCGCGGTTCGGGGCGGCAGCCACGCCGTCGCCGGGTACGGCACCGTCGACGACGGTCTCGTCGTCGACCTGTCCCGGATGCGTTCGGTCCGCGTGGACCCCGTGACCCGTACCGCCCGCGCCGAGGGCGGCTGCACCTGGGGCGACTTCGACCACGCCACGCACGCCTTCGGCCTGGCCACGACCGGCGGGGTCGTCTCCACCACCGGCATCGCCGGTCTCACCCTCGGCGGCGGGATGGGCAACCTGGCCCGGCGCTACGGTCTGAGCTGCGACAACCTCGTGCAGGCCGATGTCGTCACCGCCGAGGGCACCCTCGTCACCTGCGACGCCGAACGCCATCCCGACCTGTTCTGGGCGCTGCGCGGCGGCGGAGGCAACTTCGGCGTGGTCACCTCGCTCGTCTACCGCCTGCACCCGGTCTCCGACGTCCTGGGCGGCGTGGTCTGCTTCCCGCTCGACGCGGAGGTGGCCCGGCGCTGGCGCGACATGATCACCGGCGCGCCCGAGGAACTCAACACGATCTTCGTCATGACGCTGGGCCCGGACATGCCGTTCCTGCCGGAGCGCTGGCACGGCCGCCCGATCTGCGGCCTGGTGACCTGCTTCAGCGGCCCCACGAGCGAGGACGAGAAGGTGCTCGGCCTTCTCGACGAGCTGGGCCCCGTCGTCGGCAGGTTCGTGGAGCGGATGCCGTATCCGGTGGTCAACACGCTCTTCGACGAGGAGCTGCCGCCGGGGCTGTACCACTACTGGAAGGGGAACTTCAGCCGCGATCTCAGCGACGGCGCCATCGATGTGCACATGCGCTACGGGAAGACGCTTCCCTCGATGGAGAGTGACACGGCCATCTTCCCGATCGACGGCGCGTGCCACCGCGTCGGCCCGGAGGACACCGCGTTCGCCTACCGCGACGCAGCCTTCTCGGCCGCGTTCGGCACGACGCACACGGACCCCGCCGACAACGAGGCGAACATCGCCTGGACCCGGGAGTACGACCGCGACCTGCGACCGCACACGGAGGAGGCCGGCTACATCAACTTCATGGACACCGACGACCAGGATCGGGTGCGCGCCAACTACCGGCAGAACTACGACCGCCTGCTGTCGGTGAAGCGCCGCTACGACCCCGGCAATCTGTTCCGCCTCAACCACAACATCGCACCGTGA
- a CDS encoding LuxR C-terminal-related transcriptional regulator, whose amino-acid sequence MAVPVEEAPVVERARDAASRESWAEAYVLIREADRHPSVALGPDDLDLLADAAWWAGHVDESVAARLRAHAGYVAAGDHRGAGQVAWWLHFEYRSLGRPAAAAGWLHRSRHHLEDVPDCPEQCFLAWTDAEEAQEHRDPAAALAAARRMELLARDSGSPDLIALSRQAHAAILLANGRRAEGLALLDDAMCSVTAGELSGMFTGWLFCLALTQCMEAADFGRAVEWTDAAMVWCEVPWSQHVRPAGPDAGATGPATPEPVTSPRAAPDNPFRGLCRIHHVEVLDLLGAWTLAEAEAERVCSEVAVDCLDVAAGAYYAAGEIRRRQGRLDAAAVSYGHAHELGRIPQPGLALLRLAQGKADAAVTGLKLALACQSDPSHDLLGRARLLAAQTEVALAVGDPDTAAEAVAELEALAAEAPLLGAMADTARGALALARSEPALRPLRRALAGWLELRVPYEAGQVRMLLAAADRAAGDEEAARLELTAARAAFERLGAVPDARRAAALLSGRHRPLPGGLTGREAEVLRLVAEGGTNRDIAQALVISEHTVARHLNNIFAKLGVTSRTAATAYAYSHRLA is encoded by the coding sequence ATGGCCGTCCCCGTCGAAGAGGCCCCCGTCGTCGAGCGGGCGCGGGACGCGGCGTCCCGGGAGTCGTGGGCCGAGGCGTACGTCCTGATACGCGAGGCCGACCGGCACCCCTCCGTCGCGCTGGGCCCCGACGACCTGGACCTCCTCGCGGACGCCGCCTGGTGGGCGGGGCACGTGGACGAGTCGGTCGCGGCGCGGCTGCGGGCCCATGCGGGGTACGTGGCGGCGGGCGACCACCGCGGGGCGGGGCAGGTGGCGTGGTGGCTGCACTTCGAGTACCGCTCCCTGGGCCGGCCGGCGGCCGCGGCGGGCTGGCTGCACCGGTCCCGGCACCATCTGGAGGACGTACCGGACTGTCCCGAGCAGTGCTTCCTCGCCTGGACGGACGCGGAGGAGGCCCAGGAGCACCGCGACCCGGCCGCGGCGCTCGCCGCGGCGCGGCGCATGGAACTCCTCGCCCGCGACTCCGGCAGCCCGGACCTGATCGCCCTGAGCCGTCAGGCCCACGCGGCGATTCTCCTGGCGAACGGCCGTCGGGCGGAGGGTCTGGCCCTCCTCGACGACGCGATGTGTTCGGTCACGGCGGGTGAGCTGAGCGGCATGTTCACGGGCTGGCTCTTCTGTCTGGCGCTGACGCAGTGCATGGAGGCGGCGGACTTCGGCCGCGCGGTGGAGTGGACGGACGCGGCGATGGTCTGGTGCGAGGTCCCCTGGTCCCAGCACGTCCGCCCGGCGGGCCCGGACGCGGGCGCCACCGGGCCCGCCACCCCCGAGCCGGTCACCAGCCCCCGGGCGGCCCCCGACAACCCGTTCCGCGGACTGTGCCGGATCCACCACGTCGAGGTGCTCGATCTGCTCGGTGCCTGGACGCTCGCCGAGGCCGAGGCCGAGCGGGTGTGTTCCGAGGTGGCGGTGGACTGTCTCGACGTCGCCGCCGGGGCGTACTACGCGGCCGGGGAGATCCGGCGTCGGCAGGGGCGGCTCGACGCCGCCGCCGTCTCGTACGGGCACGCCCATGAGCTCGGCCGGATCCCACAGCCGGGTCTCGCTCTGCTGCGGCTCGCCCAGGGCAAGGCCGACGCCGCCGTGACGGGCCTGAAACTGGCCCTGGCCTGTCAGAGCGACCCGAGTCACGACCTCCTCGGCCGGGCCCGGCTGCTCGCGGCGCAGACGGAGGTCGCGCTGGCCGTCGGGGACCCGGACACTGCCGCGGAGGCCGTGGCGGAGCTGGAGGCGCTCGCCGCCGAGGCACCGCTCCTCGGTGCCATGGCCGACACCGCCCGCGGCGCCCTCGCGCTGGCCCGGAGCGAGCCGGCCCTGCGTCCGCTGCGCCGGGCGCTGGCCGGCTGGCTGGAGCTGCGCGTCCCGTACGAGGCCGGGCAGGTACGGATGCTGCTCGCGGCCGCCGACCGGGCCGCGGGTGACGAGGAGGCGGCCCGGCTGGAGCTGACGGCCGCCCGGGCGGCGTTCGAGCGGCTCGGAGCCGTGCCCGACGCGCGGCGCGCCGCTGCCCTGCTGTCGGGGCGGCACCGCCCGCTGCCCGGCGGTCTGACCGGCCGGGAGGCGGAGGTGCTGCGGCTGGTCGCTGAGGGCGGCACCAACCGGGACATCGCGCAGGCCCTGGTGATCAGCGAGCACACGGTCGCCCGGCACCTGAACAACATCTTCGCCAAGCTGGGCGTGACCTCCCGTACCGCCGCCACGGCCTACGCCTACTCCCACCGCCTGGCATAG
- a CDS encoding MMPL family transporter codes for MEGRKRTVGWGVLALWVILIALAAPLAGKLGDVQRDRAVDYLPASADSTQVAKITEQMPGGDSTDLVLVYHRDGGLTPSDKATAAREVAQVAAEHPLTSPPQPVPSEDGTTLLYAVSSTEPGTDETARDAFVLDIRETVSGEVGGPGALATDASEVYNSLDGPLLYTTVAVVAVLLIVIYRSPFLWLVPLVVAGVADYLSMAVTYLLHQGFDISVSGQSTGVMTILVFGAGTDYALLLVSRYREELRRTPRPYDAMVTALRGCGPAVLASSGTVALGMLCLLAADMNSSRGMGPTAAVGVLCALVAMMTLLPALLVVLGRRVFWPLIPAYGSEPKAARRSLFAVMGSSAGRRPLTVLVAGGAALAALALGALNLPGALKQEDSFTSTPEAVAAMKTLAVAYPEMGTQPITVVAPTASAPGALRAALATDGVAKAERGRSGNGWTEISVVASDPPQSAAETATIEELRTALGDGVYVGGPSAEQLDMTDTNARDRNIVVPLVIVVVLLVLIVLLRSLVAPLILVAAVVAVWGAALGIGGLVFEPLFGFEGTDPGLALLSFVFLVALGVDYGIFLMHRMREECLNGTEPGAAALTALRTTGGVIASAGLVLAATFAVLVNMPMVQLAELGFVIAVGVLLDTFLVRTYLVTSASVLLGRKVWWPGPLSKKPASTAGSGSERQPVRV; via the coding sequence ATGGAGGGCCGTAAGAGGACCGTCGGCTGGGGGGTGCTGGCCCTGTGGGTGATCCTGATCGCCCTTGCCGCACCCCTCGCCGGAAAGCTCGGCGACGTACAGCGCGACCGCGCCGTCGACTACCTGCCCGCGAGCGCCGACTCGACCCAGGTCGCGAAGATCACCGAGCAGATGCCCGGCGGAGACTCCACCGACCTCGTGCTCGTCTACCACCGCGACGGCGGGCTGACCCCCTCCGACAAGGCCACCGCCGCCCGGGAAGTGGCGCAGGTCGCCGCCGAGCACCCGCTCACCTCGCCCCCGCAGCCCGTCCCCTCCGAGGACGGCACCACCCTTCTGTACGCCGTGTCCAGTACCGAGCCCGGTACGGACGAAACGGCCAGGGACGCCTTCGTCCTCGACATCCGCGAGACAGTCAGCGGCGAGGTCGGCGGACCCGGCGCCCTCGCCACCGACGCGAGCGAGGTCTACAACTCCCTCGACGGCCCGCTGCTCTACACGACCGTCGCCGTCGTCGCCGTCCTCCTGATAGTGATCTACCGCAGCCCCTTCCTCTGGCTCGTCCCCCTGGTCGTCGCCGGCGTCGCCGACTACCTCTCCATGGCCGTCACCTACCTCCTCCACCAGGGCTTCGACATCAGCGTCTCCGGTCAGAGCACCGGCGTCATGACGATCCTGGTCTTCGGCGCGGGCACCGACTACGCCCTCCTCCTCGTCTCCCGCTACCGCGAGGAACTGCGTCGCACCCCGCGCCCGTACGACGCCATGGTCACCGCCCTGCGCGGCTGCGGTCCCGCCGTCCTCGCCTCCTCCGGCACCGTCGCCCTCGGGATGCTCTGCCTGCTCGCCGCGGACATGAACAGCAGCCGAGGCATGGGCCCCACGGCCGCCGTCGGGGTGCTGTGCGCCCTCGTCGCGATGATGACGCTGCTCCCCGCTCTGCTCGTGGTCCTCGGCCGACGGGTGTTCTGGCCGCTGATCCCGGCGTACGGGAGCGAGCCGAAGGCCGCGCGCCGTTCCCTCTTCGCGGTCATGGGCTCCTCGGCGGGCCGCCGTCCGCTCACCGTCCTCGTCGCGGGCGGTGCCGCCTTGGCCGCGCTCGCGCTGGGTGCGCTGAACCTGCCCGGGGCCCTCAAGCAGGAGGACTCCTTCACCTCCACCCCGGAAGCGGTCGCCGCGATGAAGACGCTCGCCGTCGCGTACCCGGAGATGGGAACCCAGCCCATCACCGTCGTCGCCCCGACCGCCTCGGCCCCCGGGGCGCTGCGGGCCGCCCTCGCGACCGACGGCGTCGCGAAGGCCGAACGCGGCCGCAGCGGCAACGGCTGGACGGAGATCTCCGTCGTCGCCTCCGACCCGCCGCAGTCGGCGGCCGAGACCGCGACCATCGAGGAGTTGCGGACCGCGCTCGGCGACGGCGTGTACGTCGGCGGGCCCAGCGCCGAGCAGCTCGACATGACCGACACCAACGCCCGCGACCGGAACATCGTCGTCCCGCTCGTCATCGTCGTCGTCCTGCTCGTCCTGATCGTGTTGCTGCGCAGCCTTGTCGCACCGCTGATCCTGGTCGCCGCCGTCGTCGCCGTCTGGGGCGCGGCCCTCGGCATCGGCGGACTCGTCTTCGAGCCCCTCTTCGGCTTCGAGGGGACCGACCCGGGCCTGGCGCTGCTCTCCTTCGTCTTCCTCGTCGCCCTCGGCGTCGACTACGGCATCTTCCTGATGCACCGGATGCGCGAGGAGTGCCTGAACGGTACGGAGCCGGGTGCCGCTGCCCTGACGGCGCTGCGCACGACCGGCGGGGTGATCGCATCGGCGGGGCTCGTCCTCGCCGCGACCTTCGCGGTCCTCGTCAACATGCCGATGGTGCAGCTGGCAGAGCTCGGCTTCGTGATCGCGGTCGGCGTCCTGCTCGACACCTTCCTGGTCCGCACGTACCTCGTCACCAGCGCGAGCGTGCTGCTCGGCCGGAAGGTGTGGTGGCCGGGACCGCTGTCCAAGAAGCCCGCGTCAACGGCCGGTTCAGGGTCCGAGCGGCAGCCCGTACGGGTGTGA
- a CDS encoding histidine kinase, producing the protein MDFAAAFTRDPQAAPYPVRRDATAAAAFAVVAAVIAVTVEDGRRPDALGWALLLATYVPLAWRRKAPLPVLLAVAACVAPYHGLDYMHLAPLPATMTALYTVAVTGRPKRTVIVGLSVTSLTLTMQRFVNPHEMVEVLRVSGWVIAMLVFGTSIRLYRQLVAGVVERAEHEAERKVTEERLRIARDLHDLLAHSITLIGVQTSVAAHVLVADPDRLDREGLARALDGIAETCREARSEVRTTLDVLRAAPEGPLPDLASLPDLVRSSGADLTIRTGEAKVPAAVGAAAYRIVQESLTNAVRHGGADAEVRVDVGLADEVLTVRVTNVRSVSGGSRGSGVSGGTGGSRGSGGSGYGIVGMRERAKSVGGTLSAGPRAGGGFEVAAALPLAAREGVSA; encoded by the coding sequence ATGGACTTCGCAGCGGCCTTCACCCGTGACCCGCAGGCGGCGCCGTACCCGGTGCGGCGCGACGCGACGGCCGCCGCGGCCTTCGCGGTGGTCGCGGCGGTGATCGCGGTCACCGTCGAGGACGGCCGCCGGCCGGACGCTCTCGGCTGGGCGCTGCTGCTCGCCACGTACGTCCCGCTGGCCTGGCGGCGCAAGGCGCCCCTGCCGGTGCTGCTGGCCGTGGCGGCCTGCGTCGCCCCGTACCACGGGCTGGACTACATGCATCTGGCGCCGCTACCCGCCACGATGACCGCGCTGTACACGGTCGCGGTCACCGGCCGGCCGAAGCGCACGGTGATCGTGGGTCTCTCGGTCACGTCCCTCACGCTCACCATGCAGCGCTTCGTCAACCCGCACGAGATGGTGGAGGTGCTGAGGGTCTCCGGCTGGGTGATCGCCATGCTCGTCTTCGGCACGAGCATCCGGCTCTACCGGCAGCTCGTGGCAGGCGTGGTGGAGCGGGCGGAGCACGAGGCGGAGCGGAAGGTCACCGAGGAGCGGCTGCGGATAGCCAGGGACCTGCACGACCTCCTCGCACACTCGATCACCCTCATCGGCGTGCAGACGTCGGTCGCCGCGCATGTCCTGGTCGCCGACCCGGACCGGCTCGACCGGGAGGGGCTCGCCCGGGCGCTCGACGGGATAGCCGAGACGTGCCGGGAGGCCCGCTCCGAGGTGCGGACGACCCTGGACGTGCTGCGGGCGGCCCCGGAGGGCCCGCTGCCGGATCTCGCCTCGCTGCCCGATCTCGTACGGTCCTCGGGCGCGGACCTGACGATACGGACGGGTGAGGCGAAGGTCCCGGCGGCGGTGGGGGCGGCGGCGTACCGGATCGTGCAGGAGTCCCTGACCAACGCCGTACGGCACGGGGGTGCGGACGCGGAGGTGCGGGTCGATGTGGGCCTGGCGGACGAGGTGTTGACGGTACGGGTGACCAACGTCAGGTCTGTGTCGGGGGGTTCGAGGGGCTCAGGTGTCTCGGGCGGCACGGGCGGATCCCGGGGCTCGGGCGGTTCGGGGTACGGGATCGTCGGGATGCGGGAGCGGGCGAAGAGCGTGGGAGGCACACTGAGCGCGGGCCCGCGCGCCGGCGGGGGCTTCGAGGTCGCGGCGGCGCTGCCGCTCGCGGCGAGGGAGGGGGTATCGGCGTGA
- a CDS encoding response regulator transcription factor has translation MIRVLLADDQTLVRASFAMLVGSAPDMEVVGQAANGKEAVELARSARADLVVMDVRMPELDGIGATRLIAADEDLAGVKVLVLTTYDTDEHIVEALRAGASGFVVKDIRPAELLAAIRTVAAGESLLSPGPTARLIARVLATPDAPVTGGPEGLSDRERQVLALVARGMNNAEIAETLGLSPLTAKTHVSRIMGKLGARDRAQLVITAYESGLVAPGR, from the coding sequence GTGATCCGGGTCCTGCTGGCGGACGACCAGACGCTCGTCCGGGCGTCGTTCGCGATGCTCGTCGGCTCGGCGCCCGACATGGAGGTCGTGGGCCAGGCGGCCAACGGCAAGGAGGCGGTGGAGCTGGCCCGTTCGGCGCGGGCGGACCTGGTGGTGATGGACGTCCGGATGCCCGAGCTCGACGGGATCGGGGCGACCCGGCTGATCGCCGCCGACGAGGACCTGGCCGGGGTGAAGGTGCTGGTCCTGACGACGTACGACACGGACGAGCACATCGTGGAGGCGCTGCGGGCGGGCGCCTCGGGCTTCGTGGTCAAGGACATCCGGCCCGCCGAACTCCTGGCGGCGATCCGCACGGTGGCGGCGGGGGAGTCCCTGCTGTCCCCGGGCCCGACGGCCCGGTTGATTGCCAGGGTCCTCGCGACCCCGGACGCGCCGGTGACGGGAGGGCCGGAAGGTCTGTCGGACCGTGAACGTCAGGTGCTCGCGCTGGTGGCCCGGGGCATGAACAACGCGGAGATCGCGGAGACGCTGGGGCTCTCGCCCCTCACGGCGAAGACCCATGTCAGCAGGATCATGGGCAAGCTCGGGGCGCGGGACCGGGCCCAACTGGTCATCACCGCGTACGAGTCGGGCCTGGTCGCACCGGGCCGCTGA